Genomic segment of Aliarcobacter trophiarum LMG 25534:
ACCAACACCAACTGCAATAACTCCAAGAGCATCAACATGAGGAGTATGTGAATCTGTTCCTACAAGTGTATCTGGACTTGCAATTCCATCTATATTATGAATTACTGGAGACATTTTTTCTAGGTTAATTTGGTGCATAATACCATTTCCAGGAGGAATAACATCAACATTATCAAATGCTTTTTTTGTCCAGTTTATAAAGTCAAATCTATCTGCATTTCTTCTATCTTCAATATCTCTATTTTTTTGAAATGCATCAGGGTCAAATCCACCACACTCAACAGCTAGTGAGTGGTCAACAATTAATTGAGTTGGAACAACTGGATTAATTTTTTGTGGATCAACACCTTTACTTGCAACTGCTTCTCTAAGACCTGCTAAATCAACAAAAGCTGTAAGTCCTAGAATATCATGACAGATAACTCTTGATGGATACCAAGGGAAATCTTTATCTGTTCTTTTCTCAATTAGTTGAATTAAAGACTCTTTTAAATCAACACTTGGACATTTTCTAAGTAGGTTTTCTGCTAACACTCTTGATGTATAGTTAAGTTTTGCGAAAGAACCAGGAGTGATATCTTCAACTGCACTTTTTACATCATAGTATTTTGTATCTAAACCATTTAACTGTTTAAGATATTTTTCATTTGTCATTTTATTTTTCCATTTTTTATTTTGAAATTGATTGTAAAAAAATTTAGGCTAGTTTTAAACCTAACCTAAATTTTAAAAAGGTTATTTTCTGTCTTTTAAAGGAACATAAGCTCTTGGCTCTGGTCCAGTATAGTTAGCTGATGGTCTAATAATTTTTCCATCTTCTCTTTGTTCAATAACATGTGCACCCCATCCTGTAACTCTTGCAATAATAAAAATAGGAGTAAACATATCTGTTGGAATTCCCATTTGATTATAAGAAACAGCTGAGAACCAGTCAAGATTTGGGAACATTTTCTTTTGATCCCACATAACTTCTTCAAGTCTTGCAGCTACATCATACATTAGCATATTTTTATTCTCTTCAGATAGCTCTTTTGCAACTTTTTTGATAACAACATTTCTTGGATCTCTTGTAGCATAAACAGGGTGACCAAATCCAATAATAATCTCTTTTTTAGCAATTCTTTCTTTGATATCTTTTTCTGCTTCATCTGCTGAAGAGTATCTCTCTTGAATTCTAAATGCAACTTCATTTGCTCCACCATGTTTTGGACCTCTTAATGCTCCTATAGAACCAGTTATACAAGAATACATATCAGAATTTGTTCCAGAAATTACTCTTGAAGTAAAAGTTGAAGCATTAAATTCATGTTCAGCATAAAGAATTAAAGATACATGCATAGCTTTAACCCAAGATTCTCTTGGTTTTTCACCATGTAATAAGTGTAAGAAATGTCCACCAATTGTATCATCATCAGTTACAACATTAATTCTTTTTCCATTATATGCAAAATGGTACCAATATAAAAGCATAGAACCAAAAGATGCCATTAATTTATTAATAATATCTTGTGCTGCAGCTTTTGGATGAGATTCATCTTCTTGATTTAATGCTCCAAGAACTGAACAACCTGTTCTCATAACATCCATTGGGTGACAATTTTTTGGTAATTGCTCTAATGCAACTTTTACACCATCTGGAATATCTCTAAAAGATTTAAGTTTCTCTTTATAAGCTTTCAACTCTTCTTTATTAGGTAGTTCACCATGAACTATTAAATATGCAATCTCTTCAAATTCAGCTTTTTCAGCAAACTCTAAAATATCATATCCTCTATAATATAAATCATTTCCTGTGTTTCCAACTGTACATAATGCTGTACTTCCAGCTGCTACACCTGAAAGCGCAACAGATTTTTTTGGTTTAAACTCTGTACTTGTAGTACTCATATTTTCTCCTTAGTTAAATTTAGTTTTATGTTAAAAAAAGCTAATTACTTAGCTTTTCCTTTTGAAAAAAGTTCGTCCATTTTTTGCTCATAAGAGTGGTAATTTAACATATCGTATAGTTCCATTCTTGTTTGCATTGTACTAATAACACCTTCTTGAGTTCCCTTATCTTTTAACTCTTGATAAACATTTAATGCAGCTTTATTCATAGCTCTAAATGCTGAAAGAGGGTATAAAACCATAGCTATTCCTACACTTGATAACTCTTCAGTTGTAAATAGTGGAGTTGCTCCAAACTCTGTAATATTTGCTAAAACAGGAACACTCATAGCATCTGTAAACTCTTTGTACTCTTTTAAAGTATGTACAGCTTCTGCGAAAATAGCATCTGCACCAGCTTCAACATAAGCTTTAGCTCTTGCAATTGCAGCAGCTTGACCTTCGCTTGCATGTGCATCTGTTCTTGCAATGATATAAAAATCAGGATCTAACTCTTTTTTTGCATCAACAGCTGCTCTAATTCTATCACACATCTCTTCAGTAGTTACAAGCTCTTTATTTGGTCTATGACCACATCTTTTAGCAGCAACTTGATCTTCAATATGCATTCCAGCAGCACCACTTCTAATAAACTCTTTAACAGTTCTAGCAACATTAAATGCATGTCCCCAACCTGTATCAGCATCAACTATTAGTGGAGTATCACAAATAGAAGTAACTCTTCTAATATCAATACAAACATCTTCAATCATAGTCATTCCTAAATCAGGTAAACCATAAGATGCATTTGCAATTCCACCACCACTTAAATAAATAGCTTTGTGTCCAACTTTTGTAGCTTGTAATGCTTGATAAGCATTAATTGTACCTACAATTTGTAATGGGTGAGAAGATTTTAGAGCCTCTCTAAATTTTTTTCCTGCACTTGTCATAATATATCCTTTAAAATATTGTGAAATAATTATAGCTATTTTGTCTTTTTTTGTATGTATGATTTAAATTCTAATTTTACAACTTTTATACATTTTATAAATTTTGTATAAAATATGTTTTTATGTATTTTTTTTGTACAATATACAAAAATGGTATTAAAGGAAGCTTATGGATTTTAAAAATTCTATTGAAAAATTTATAGAGATATTTAATCGCTCAAATCTTAGTATTTCAAAATTTGCAAGTTTAATAGACAAGGATAGACGAACTGTAACATCGTGGATAGACAGAGTAAACAATATAGAAATAAATGCTGAAATTCAAAGTAAAATATGTAAAGAGTTTAGGTATCCAAAGTATATTTGGGAGGAGGCTTGTAGTGGTGATGAGTTTTTAAAATCTATTACATCTATTCCTCAAAGAGAGGTTAGAATTATAGATGAAGACTATAAAGGAAGACTAAAATACATAATAGAACATGAAAAAAATAGAAGATTTGTTATTCAAGCACAGTTTCCAGGACCTATGTATAGAGATAGTGCTGTACGAAAAGTGTACAAAACAACAAATGGTTCTGATATAGAAGAATTGAAACAAGAGAGAATTGATCAAATGTTAAGATATGATTATGATACAACAGAGTGGTACTCTATAAAATCTGTTCTTAGCTTTTGTTTTGCAAGTATTGGAAATTTTTTTACAAGAGATGAGAAGATAAAAGTTTTGGAGCTAATGTATGAACTATTTAATAATAACTATAATAAAAAACTATTTTTATTTGATTCATTTTCAAGAAAAATATATGGAATGGAGACAACTTATATCTCAATAAATGTAAAGAATAAGATACTTTTTTTTAAATCTCCAATAGAGTCTGTTTTTATAGAGATAAGAAATAAAAGTTTAGTTGAAAGAATGCATAAATATTATAGTTCATCAATAGAAGCTCCATCTCATGTAAATTTTTTGGATTCTGTAAAAATCTTAAAGATACTTCAAGATGCAGTAAAATACAATAACACTATTACTCAAGCTTATGAGACAATAAATAGAGAGACAAATTATGGAGAGCTTTTTTATAACAATCTTAGTATTGAGTTACAAAAAGAGGTAACTCCTCCAAGAGTTGCTCATAGAAGAGATTAACGTATAAAATTAAAAAGGATAGAATATGAAAATAGTTATTTTAGATAGAAAAACTTTGGGATTTGATATGGACTTATCAATTTTTGATAAGTTTGGAGAGCTTGTATCTTATGATGTTACAGAACCTTTAGATACAAAAAATAGAGTTAAAGATGCAGATATTATTCTTACAAATAAAGTTTATGTAGGAAAAAATGAATTAGAGAACTCTAAAGTAAAACTGGTATGTATAACAGCAACAGGTACAAATAATGTGGATTTAGAGTATGCGAAATCTTCTAATATTGAGGTTAAGAATGTAGCTGGATACTCTACAAATAGTGTTGTCCAATTGGGATTTTCTATGATTTTTTACTTTATTCAAAAACTTAACTACTATAAAAAATATGTAGATGAACAAAATTGGCAAAAGAGTGATATCTTTACACATATAGATGAGCCTTTTTTTGAGCTAGATAAAAAAAGAGTTGGAATTATTGGTTTGGGAGATATTGGAAGTAATTTAGCAAAAAAACTAGCTGCTTTCTCTTGTGAAATTGTTTACTACTCAACAAGTGGAAAAAATCAAAATAGCCAATATAAGAGTGTAGGTCTAGAAGAGTTACTTAAAACTTGCGATATTATCTCTATTCATGCACCATTAAATGATAAAACAAAGGATTTATTAGGATATAAAGAGCTAAAACTTTTACAAGATGGCACTATTTTATTAAATCTTGGTCGAGGTGGTATTATAAATGAGTCTGATTTAGCAAAAATATTAGATGAAAAAGAGATTTATTGTGGACTTGATGTTGTTTCTAAAGAGCCAATAGAACAGAGTAATCCACTTTTAAAAGTAAAAAATAAAGATAGACTTTTTCTAACTCCACATATTGCATGGGCCAGTATAGAGGCTAGAAAAACTTTGATAGAAAAAGTTGAAAAGAATATAGAAGAGTTTATATCAAAAAGATGATGTTTTAAAACAGGTCTATTTTTATAAAAATAGACCTAATAAAATTTACATGCAACAACCATTTCCACAACAAGAGCTAACAGGCTCATCTTTATAGAATTTTATTACCAAATTATTAAACATCTCTTGAATTTGAAAATTATGTTTTTTACAGAAAGTTTTATTCATAATGTTTTTTATCTCAATTGCTTTAAAAAGAGCATCATCTTTTGAAGAGAATTCAAAACTCCCAGCTAAATTACTATCAAAAAAACATTTACATTTGTCTTGAACTACTATTTTATACATTTTTACCTCGAATATTAATATTAAAAGATTAAGAAAATCTATTAAAGCAACAAAATAGCAAAAAAAAGCTAAAATTTAAGACTAATTATTTAAGGGGTATATATGCATATTACAAATCTTCTATCACAATATTTTGGCAAATTTGCAAAAAAAGAGTTTCCAAAACCTATTCAAAAATGCATAAATCAGGCTTATAAAAAATTTATGAAGTTAGATTTACAAGAGTTTAAAAATGCAAAACATTATAAATCTTTAAATGAACTATTTACAAGAGAGTTAATTATAAAAAGAGATATAGATAGTGCAAAAAATATTTTTATCTCACCAACAGATAGTCTTATTACTGAATGTGGAAAGCTTGAAAATGATACTGCATTACAAATCAAGGGTATGAAATATAGTGTTGAAGAGCTTTTAACTTATTATTGTAGAGATAATTTCTCAAAAGTAGAAAATGGTGAGTTTATGAACTTTTATCTCTCACCAAAAGATTACCACAGATATCATGCTCCAGTTAATTTTAAACTTAAAAAACTTATTCATGTACCAGGAAAACTATATCCAGTTAATCTAAAATATTTAAATAAAGAGTTCGAGCTTTTTGTACAAAATGAAAGAGTAGTTTTAGAGTGTGAAAAAGATGGAAAACTATTTTATATGGTTTTTGTTGGAGCTTTAAATGTTGGACAAATGGTATTTGAATTTGAACCAAAAGTTGAAACAAATAAAGATACAAAAGAGATAAAAGTTTATACTTATGAAGATATTGAGATTTCAAAAGGTGATTGTCTAGGTTATTTTAAAATGGGTTCGACAGTTGTTATGATTTGGGAGAAAGATTTTGTAGTTTTAGAAGACGTTATAAACCAAAATGTAAGGTTTGGTCAAAAAATTGCAAAATATTGACTTATCAAACTCTCTTTTACTATTAACTACAATTGTTGCACTCTTTTTTATAATCCTATATATAAGAGAGATTAAAAAGCATAAACAAATTTGTAAAGAAGTTATTCATGAAGCAAAAAAAGAGGTAGAAGAGAGACTTTATAAAGATGAGTTAACTGGGCTTAAAAACAGAAAAGCCCTTGAAGATAGTATAAAAAATAAAGAGGCTGTTGTAGCTATTTTACTCGATTTAGATGCCTTTGAAGATTTAAATGAACTATATGGTTTCATAAATGCAGAAGAGGTTTTAAAAGAGATTGCAAAGATTTTAAAAAGGTTTGAAAGTAGTTATGGAGTAGTAACTTATAGATTAAGTGGAGATATTTTTGCCATTACTAATGTAGTTAATATGCCATTTAATGATATCTTTATACTTATTGAAGATTTAAAACATACATTTTTAAATAGAAAGATTTTTGTTGATAAACTTAATGTTGATATTGTTGTCTCAATGACTTTGGGAGTATCTATTTTTCAGGAAGAACCAATATTAACTGCTGCTATGGCTTTAAAAAAAGCAAAATCATTAAACCAAAGTTATTTTGTATATAACAATGAACTTGATTCAAAAGATGTAATAATTCAATCTCTATTTTGGAGGGAAAGAATAAAAAAAGCTGTGGAAGAGAGAAGAATTATCCCTTTTTATCAAGCAATTGTAAATAAAAATAGAGAAGTTATTAAATATGAAACTCTTATGAGGATAAAAGATTTAGATGATAACAATGAAGCAGTTATTGTAACCCCAGATAAATTCTTGGGAATCTCTTTTAAAACAAAACAGTATCTTGAACTTTCAAGAATAGTTATATCAAAAAGTTTAGATAATCTTTTAAAAACAGATAAATCAATAAGTATAAATTTGAGTTTCAAAGATATTTTAAATTATGAGTTTATTGACTATTTAGATGGTGTTTTAGAAAATTTAAAATTTGAAGATAGAAGTAGATTAGTTTTTGAGATTTTAGAGAGTGAAAATTTAAATGATTATGATTTTTTAGAAGAGTTTGTTTTAAAATATAAAAAATTAGGTATAAAAATAGCAATAGATGATTTTGGAAGTGGGTATTCAAACTTTATAAGAATAATTAGAATACAACCAGATTATTTAAAAATAGATGGAAGTTTGATAAAAAATATAGATACAGACAAAGACTCTTATGAGATAGTAAAGTCAATTATTGCTTTTAGTAAAACTTTAAATATAAAAACTATTGCAGAGTTTGTTCATAGTGAAGAAATTTTTAATCTTTTACTTAAATTAGATGTAGATGAATTTCAAGGTTATTATTTTGGAAAGCCAGAGGCAGATTTTTTATAAATTAATCTTTAAAAAAGTATTTTTTGGATAGATTTTATCAAAATATTAAAGGAGAAAAAATGAGTGTTATTACAAAGATAGAAGAGCTTGATTTAGCAGGTACAAAAAAAGGAAAAATTGTTATTTCAAATGTAACTGAGCCTTATGGAGCAAATACAGCTGATATTATAAGTATTGCAATTGCATTAAATGGTGATGATGTACAGTGGAAAGCACATATTCCTTATGAAAATATAGATGGATTAATAGAGGCTTTAAATAAAGCAAAAAATCTGAAAAAATAGAGCTAAGAAAATATATTGTGATATAATTATCTCCTATATTTAGGGGGAATTATGTTGCAATTAAAAACTATTGGAAGAGTAGAGACTATCTCAATTTTAGATTTAGAACTTTTTGATTTAGATGCAAAGATTGATACAGGAGCTTACTCAAACTCCCTTCATTGTGATGATATATTTATAGATGAAGATAACTTTGTACACTTCAAACTACTAGATAAAATTCATACCTCATATCATGGAAAAAAGATTAAAATACCTCTTTATAAGACAAAGAGTGTAAAAAGTTCAAATGGCGTTGTAGAGCTAAGAGCTTCAATAAAGGTTAGTGTAAAATTTGCAGGAAAAATTTATAATACAGTTGTTTCACTTACAAATAGATCTGATATGAAATATCCTATGCTAATAGGAAGAAAGTTTTTAAAAGATAGATTTTTGGTTGATGTTTCAAAAAAGAATTTAACAAAAGGAAAATAAGATGTTAGTTTATATATTATCAAGAAATGAAAATTTGTATTCTACAAAAAGATTATTTGAAGAGGCACAAAATAAGGGCTGGAAAGTAAAAATTATAGATTATTTAAAGTGTACAATAGAGATTATGAAAAATGAGTTAGTTGTAAATTATGAGGGGAGTATTTTGCCAATTCCAGATGCAATAATTCCACGAATTGGTGCAAGTAGAACATTTTTTGGAGCTGCTATGGTGAGACACTTTGAGATGCAAGATGTTTTTAGTACAACTGGAAACTTAGCACTTACAAGAAGTAGGGATAAACTAAGAAGCTTACAAGTTTTGTCAAAAAATGGTGTAGATTTACCAAGGACTGTTTTTGCCTCAAATAAATCAAATGCAAAAGATGTAATAGCACTAAGTGGTGGAACTCCTTTGGTTCTAAAAATTTTAGAAGGAACCCAAGGGGTTGGAGTCGTTTTAGTTGATAGCAAAAAGGCTGCAAAATCAGTTCTTGATGCTTTTTATGGAATGGATGTAAATTTACTAGTACAAGAGTATATAGAAGAGGCAAGTGGTAGTGATATTAGAGTTTTTGTTGTAAATGGCGAGGTTGTTGCAGCTATGAAAAGGCAAGGTGCTGATGGAGATTTTAGATCAAATCTTCATCAAGGTGGAACGGCTAGTGTATATAAATTAAGTAGAAAAGAGAAAAGTACTGCAATAGCAGCAGCTCGTGCCATGGGGCTTGGAGTTTGTGGTGTTGATATGATAAGTTCAAAAAGGGGACCATTGGTTATGGAGGTAAACTCAAGCCCAGGCTTAGAGGGAATTGAAAAATCAACAAATATAAATGTTGCAAAAAAAATAATGGATTATATAGAGCAAAATATAAAACCAAATAGTCCAACTAATCCTGTAAAAAGAAAGATTAAGAAGGATAATATAGGGGCATAATAAATAAATATTATAAGTAAATATAATATTTATTTTAAACTATTCATTTACAAATTTAATATATAATCTACTTTTTTAAAGGATAAATATGCGAAAAATTATAGTTTTATTACTATTGGCTAATTTCTTATTTTCTTATGAAGAGTTAAATGTTGATAATTTTAAAGAGAAAATTGATGGCAAGAATGTGATTGTTGATTTTTATGCTTCTTGGTGTCCACCTTGTAAAATATTAGCAAATAATCTTGAAGATTTTGAGATTAGTAAACCAGATAATGTAACTATTTACAAAGTAAATATTGAAAATGAATTAGTTTTGGCAAAAAAGTATGGAGTTAAAAAACTTCCTACACTTATACTTTTTAAAGATGGCAAACCAATAAATGAGTATGTTGGTATAAAAACATCTGATGAACTTTTAAATATATCAAAAAAAGATTTTAATTAGGAGAGAGATATGAAAAAATTACTGCTACTTTTACTACTTTTTACCTACTCATTTTCAATAGAGTTGGGAAATAAAATATTAGAACCTGAAGAGGCTTTTAAAGTAAAATTTGAGGAGAAAGAGGATAGTTTAGCTATAAAACTAGAATTGGGGAAAGATATATATTTATATGATGATAAAATTCAAATAAATATTACAAAACCAAAAAAAATTGAATTAAGAGAGGAAATAACTCTACCAAAACCTGTAGAATACGATGGATTTATAGTTCAACTAGATGATTTGGATATAAAAGTTCCATATGATTTACTAAAAAGTAAGATAGACTCAAATAAGTTTGAAGTTGAGCTTAAATTTCAAGGTTGCTCGAAAGCAGGGCTATGTTATGCACCAATGAGTGAGAAAAAGGTTGTTTTTTTTGATGCTAGTTTAAAAGAAGAGCCTAAAAATGAAGTAGTTTTAAAAGAGGATAAAAAAGAAGAAAATATTTTTAAAAATGAAGCTTTAAATGAAACAGATAGCATAGCTGCAACTTTTAAAGATAGTAGTTTTTTATTAGTAATTGCAACATTCTTTGGTTTTGGTCTTTTATTATCATTTACCCCTTGTGTATTTCCTATGATTCCTATTCTTTCATCAATTATTGTAAAAGCTTCACAAAATGAGACTATGAGTGCAAAAAAAGGCTTTTTAATGTCTTTTGTGTATGTATTCGCTATGAGTTTTGCATATTCGTTAGCAGGAATTATTGCTGGAGTATTTGGGGCAAATTTACAAGCTTCTTTACAAAATCCTTATGTTTTAGTTGTTTTTGCTTTTGTGTTTATTGCTCTTGCTTTTTCAATGTTTGGATATTTTGAAATACGACTTCCAGCATCTTTACAAACAAAGATAAACAAAACAACAGATGGAAAAGAGAAACAAGGAATGCTTGGTATTGCAATTATGGGATTTTTATCAGCTTTAATTGTAGGACCTTGTGTGGCTCCTCCACTTGCTGGTGCATTGGTTTATATAGGACAAACAGGTGATGCTATTTTAGGTGGAGTAGCCCTTTTTGTTATGAGTTTAGGAATGGGAGTTCCACTTCTTCTTATTGGTTTAGGTGCTGGTAAATTTATGCCAAAGCCAGGTGGTTGGATGGAGAGTGTTACAAAAATATTTGGAATAATTATGCTAGGAGTTGCTATTTGGCTTCTTGATAGAGTTATTAATCCAACAGTAACTATGTATTTATGGGCATTTTTATTTATTGCTTTTGGAGTTTATTTGAAAATTTATACTCATATTATTGTAAAAAGTATCTCAAAAGTATTGATGATTTTAGGAGCTATTTTACTTGTTGGTGCAGTAAGTGGTGCAACAAATCCACTAAAACCACTAGAAAAGTTTACAAATGGTGTAGCAGTTACTCAAAAAAATGAGTTAAACTTTACATATATTAAAAATATAAGTGAGCTAGAAGATGCACTAGCTAAATCAAGTAAGCCAGTAATTCTAGATTTTTGGGCATCATGGTGTGTGTCTTGTAAAGAGTTAGATGAGATAACTTTTAAAGATGCTGAGGTTATAAATAAACTTCAAAACTTTACTCTTTTAAAAGTTGATGTTACAGATAATACCAAAGAAGATAAAGATATTCAAAAGAGATTTGGAGTTGTTGGTCCTCCTGCAATTGTTTTTTGGGATAAAGATAAAAATGAAGTAAAAAGTGCCAAAATAGTTGGTTACAAGAACCCAAAAGAGTTTTTAGATATAGTAAATAAAAGCTTTCCAAATTAAATAAAACTGATATACAATAGCTTCTTTCTAAGAGTTATTGTATAGAATTTACTACAGAATCTTATGATTTTGATTTTCCAATCTTTACAACTTCTTTTAGAGATTATTATAGATATGAAAATACCTAATATATCTGTTACTACTTCTATTTTTTTCTTAAATATTAGTGCTTTATTTTAAAAAAAACTTTTTATCTTTGTTATTTTTGTTATGATAGTAAGCAATAGGGTGGGAAAAATAGGTAAATACTATTTTAAAAGAGAGAAAAACTCTCTTTTAATTTTTAAATAAATAAGAATACTCCTAATAAAATAACTACTAAGTAAAGTAATCCAAAAATAGCACCTAATGCCCACCATCTAGCTTGTGAGATATATCCAGCACCATACCAAATAGGTGAAGGTCCTGTTCCGTAAGGAGTTATAATTCCCATAACTCCTAAACTTCCAGCTAAAATAATTGTAAATGGAACTATTTGATCAACAGGTATTAAAGTAGTTGCAATAACCATAAATAGTGGAACTAATGCAGTAACATGAGCTGTTGTACTAGCAAAGAAGTAGTGTAGAATATAGAATAACACTATTAAAGCAATAATAAGTGATGTCGTATTTAAATCAGATAACATAGTTTGAGAATTTTTCCCTATGTACTCTAAAATACCTACTTTTTTTAATCCATCAGCCATAGCAACTAAAGTTGAGAACCAGATAAATACATTAAATGCCGCTTTATCTGAAAGTAAGTCATCCCAAGTAATAACACCAGTTAAAACCATTATTGAAACAATACAAATAGCAGTAGTTGTTGCATCAACTCCTAGCTCTTTTCCAAATATCCAAAAAATTAAAGCAACAGTTGCAAGTCCTGCCATTAAATACTCTTTAAATGTAATTGCACCTAATTTTTTTAACTCTTCTGCTGCCCAAGCTGGAGCTTCAGGAGATTTCTTTTGTGTAGGTGGGTATAAAACATAAGTTAGCCAAGGAGTTAAAATAAACAAAGGAATCATAAGTGGAAGCATAATTTTTGCCCACTCCATCCAAGTAATTGTATGACCTGTACTTTTCCCTATTAAATCAATAGCTAGTAAGTTTGGAGCAAGTGCAGTTAAAAACATAGAACTTGTTACACATGTTGTTGCAATTGCAACCCAAGAGATATAAGATCCAATTTTTCGTGGTTCGTTATCTGGTAATGAGTTGAAAATTTGTGGGATATTAATAGCTACTGGATAAACACTTCCACCACTTCTTGCCGTATTTGATGGCATAAATGGAGATAGGATTAAATCAGAAAATGCAACAGCATAACCTAAACCTAAAGTGCTTTTCCCCATATATTTAACCATGAGTAAAGATACTCTTCTTCCAAGTCCTGTTTTTTTGTATCCAAGTGCAAACATAAATGCAGCAAAGATTAACCAAATAACACTATTTCCAAACCCACTTAATGCCCAAGTGATGCTCTCTTTAGGATTTCCAACTAATCCTAAGAATGCAACAATAGAAACTCCAGCAAAACCTACTAAAGCAGCAGGAACTGGCTCAAGAATAAGACCAACTACAACAGCTAAAAAAATTGCTAAAAAATGCCATGCATTTGAAGATAAACCTTCAGGTGCAGGAATAAACCATAAAACAAGAGCTACTAATACAGGTATTAGTAATTTAATACTCTTTTTCGACATAAATCCTCCTAATATAAAAATCAAGGCATTATAATATATTTTTCTACAAAAGATTTTTAATAGAAGTTAAAAGAATGCCTATTTAATGAATATTTGTTATACTTAACAAAAAATTTTGGAGTAAAATAATGAGAGTTTTATTTTTATGTTCGATATTTGTTATTGGACTTTTATCATCAGAGTGGAAAATCCAAAATGATCCATACTATAAGCATAAAGTGAGCCAATTTGAGATGTTAAAAGATAGACAAGATATTGAGATTATGATGTTGGGTGATTCTATTACAGATGAGGGTGAATGGAGTGAACTTTGGGGGAAAACAGTTCAAAATAGAGGAATTAGTGGAGATACAACAAGTGGAGTTTTAGATAGACTTTATACTATAAATCCAAATACTAAAAGAGTTTTTATAATGATTGGTGTAAATGATATTATGAGAGGATATAGTGAAGATTTGGTATTTGAAAACTATAAAAAGATTGTTAAATTTTTTCAAGAAAAAAACATTGAGGTGATTATACAAGCTACGTTATATATTGGAGAGAGTAGAAAACAGGATTTTAATCCAAAAATCCAAAGATTAAATCATAAACTAGAAGAGTTTGCAAAGAATAGTAAAACTATTTTTATAAATCTAAATCCCACCCTTGCTCCACAAAAAACTCTTTTAAAAGAGTTTACAAAAGATGATTTACATTTAAA
This window contains:
- a CDS encoding anion permease, with the translated sequence MSKKSIKLLIPVLVALVLWFIPAPEGLSSNAWHFLAIFLAVVVGLILEPVPAALVGFAGVSIVAFLGLVGNPKESITWALSGFGNSVIWLIFAAFMFALGYKKTGLGRRVSLLMVKYMGKSTLGLGYAVAFSDLILSPFMPSNTARSGGSVYPVAINIPQIFNSLPDNEPRKIGSYISWVAIATTCVTSSMFLTALAPNLLAIDLIGKSTGHTITWMEWAKIMLPLMIPLFILTPWLTYVLYPPTQKKSPEAPAWAAEELKKLGAITFKEYLMAGLATVALIFWIFGKELGVDATTTAICIVSIMVLTGVITWDDLLSDKAAFNVFIWFSTLVAMADGLKKVGILEYIGKNSQTMLSDLNTTSLIIALIVLFYILHYFFASTTAHVTALVPLFMVIATTLIPVDQIVPFTIILAGSLGVMGIITPYGTGPSPIWYGAGYISQARWWALGAIFGLLYLVVILLGVFLFI
- the dsbD gene encoding protein-disulfide reductase DsbD; amino-acid sequence: MKKLLLLLLLFTYSFSIELGNKILEPEEAFKVKFEEKEDSLAIKLELGKDIYLYDDKIQINITKPKKIELREEITLPKPVEYDGFIVQLDDLDIKVPYDLLKSKIDSNKFEVELKFQGCSKAGLCYAPMSEKKVVFFDASLKEEPKNEVVLKEDKKEENIFKNEALNETDSIAATFKDSSFLLVIATFFGFGLLLSFTPCVFPMIPILSSIIVKASQNETMSAKKGFLMSFVYVFAMSFAYSLAGIIAGVFGANLQASLQNPYVLVVFAFVFIALAFSMFGYFEIRLPASLQTKINKTTDGKEKQGMLGIAIMGFLSALIVGPCVAPPLAGALVYIGQTGDAILGGVALFVMSLGMGVPLLLIGLGAGKFMPKPGGWMESVTKIFGIIMLGVAIWLLDRVINPTVTMYLWAFLFIAFGVYLKIYTHIIVKSISKVLMILGAILLVGAVSGATNPLKPLEKFTNGVAVTQKNELNFTYIKNISELEDALAKSSKPVILDFWASWCVSCKELDEITFKDAEVINKLQNFTLLKVDVTDNTKEDKDIQKRFGVVGPPAIVFWDKDKNEVKSAKIVGYKNPKEFLDIVNKSFPN
- the rimK gene encoding 30S ribosomal protein S6--L-glutamate ligase, with protein sequence MLVYILSRNENLYSTKRLFEEAQNKGWKVKIIDYLKCTIEIMKNELVVNYEGSILPIPDAIIPRIGASRTFFGAAMVRHFEMQDVFSTTGNLALTRSRDKLRSLQVLSKNGVDLPRTVFASNKSNAKDVIALSGGTPLVLKILEGTQGVGVVLVDSKKAAKSVLDAFYGMDVNLLVQEYIEEASGSDIRVFVVNGEVVAAMKRQGADGDFRSNLHQGGTASVYKLSRKEKSTAIAAARAMGLGVCGVDMISSKRGPLVMEVNSSPGLEGIEKSTNINVAKKIMDYIEQNIKPNSPTNPVKRKIKKDNIGA
- a CDS encoding GDSL-type esterase/lipase family protein — encoded protein: MRVLFLCSIFVIGLLSSEWKIQNDPYYKHKVSQFEMLKDRQDIEIMMLGDSITDEGEWSELWGKTVQNRGISGDTTSGVLDRLYTINPNTKRVFIMIGVNDIMRGYSEDLVFENYKKIVKFFQEKNIEVIIQATLYIGESRKQDFNPKIQRLNHKLEEFAKNSKTIFINLNPTLAPQKTLLKEFTKDDLHLNGEAYKVWIKTLKEIKY
- a CDS encoding thioredoxin family protein, which gives rise to MRKIIVLLLLANFLFSYEELNVDNFKEKIDGKNVIVDFYASWCPPCKILANNLEDFEISKPDNVTIYKVNIENELVLAKKYGVKKLPTLILFKDGKPINEYVGIKTSDELLNISKKDFN